One window of Xylocopa sonorina isolate GNS202 chromosome 9, iyXylSono1_principal, whole genome shotgun sequence genomic DNA carries:
- the Mmd gene encoding disintegrin and metalloproteinase domain-containing protein mind-meld isoform X9, which yields MFWLHCGLFVLVIAVPGFISSADSTSKREADYTLDDSFWNEETPVGEVERLLREYRQNQELVQNIGAHYYQIIYPVQLRHHEKMGISTREVNVSKFPQRGYGEGGYQNARGRIRTGRHFHRTSLLIKAFNHKFRLDLELNTQLLAPNLVQKDFLFNGAEQSSKQEIEHCYYHGTVRDYPGASAAFHTCNGVSGVIHLGNETFVIHPFYGGDLSQKHPHVIFEARTKANKGCANSGNLEWRANRRQKHVLGLSETTSDRYKRDVREATKYIETAIIIDKAMFEKRNGSTRAEVVHDAIQVANIADMYFRTLNTRVSVIYIETWQGMNQADIGTGMDIGLALLNLNDYMMRRMFHVPHDTIQLLTGEMFSGGESGVAVPSTVCTQKSVGISVDLNTYEPHLLAGTMAHMIGHNIGMSHDDGRNECVCREWHGCIMAQSIVGLENVQPYTFSECSKTDYIELLRNGEGLCLLNKPNELEMRRSCGNRLIDDGEECDCGGMEECQERDPCCDPITCKLKSEAQCATGPCCSKCKLLARGVVCRESTNECDLPEVCSGESGQCPTDVFKKNGNPCSNHDGYCYNGVCPALDLQCEQIWGYGGIAADKQCFEQFNTKGSLTGHCGTDTSGHYVKCELENVRCGSLQCQQGSKQPVVVGMDYSRTIISIKGEEYECKSTAGKVEGSEVPGMGLIRDGTSCGDNLICVNQTCMSLFPLIDKEKCPSNHKNNECSGNGVCTNVNKCYCNPGWSGPDCSIEQDIPTFPPTTASTESAGKNSTDPKLVKKETPYENYHGSNTVFLVGVLMSVVGGVFIVFALMALCYRKSTIQKYNQPYVKKPHQRSYSSVPGNHHPGHAVLDNVNNKILTFTSMPNCSRGDTQRVMFRPPNNIATADGPRVKEHKSQLKTHGISEEDGGTGAEEVVSFIDLQPDNMTKKGILKKHGYGIGEGTVANVERTLDQLNGYHENIIEALRHAAAHREASDTPSASGNPMDDEALTEPLTEPLTEPLTIRGYPTDSYRKDIAGQKHIDSQAEEEYDEEYMPPCGIIRIRNLEDLIKQLERHSARNISPCGSEDIRMSESEADRPYRIDSSVCSESSQGSRRCTRGRDDTYGRYCQPSSRSPYGTHQPAQLSHQMHKEEGIYATADPDRGSNTRGETPDSGSDAFIQAQQQLARWTSEDGVQHRPPQQPPPPPPPPLPPAMTGGTVPLLQSRHSQREHRQQPQQPHHRYHHAQQSQQQQQQQQQQPQPPSSQQQHPRQQQQQQQQQQQQQQQQQQQQQQHQLPVEQLPIQQRGYYPSPPHTDNGLDNDETENAQSHQQQKVPDVRGIDVNHLPNINKCPLDDNFSLDCNINNGSPKELNTNNTSDNENTALLPPSHFPEYKH from the exons ATGTTTTGGCTACACTGTGGACTCTTTGTTCTCGTGATTGCCGTACCTGGATTTATTAGCAGCGCCGACAGCACGTCCAAGCGAG AAGCCGACTACACTTTAGATGATTCCTTTTGGAACGAAGAAACTCCTGTTG GTGAAGTCGAACGACTACTACGAGAGTATCGACAAAACCAAGAGCTAGTACAAAATATCGGGGCCCATTACTATCAGATCATCTATCCAGTACAGTTACGGCATCACGAGAAAATGGGGATATCCACGAGAgaagtcaacgtatcgaag TTCCCTCAAAGGGGATACGGAGAGGGTGGATATCAAAATGCCAGAGGCAGAATAAGA ACCGGGAGACATTTTCATCGGACGTCCCTTTTGATCAAGGCCTTTAATCATAAATTTCGTCTAGATTTAGAATTAAATAC GCAACTTTTAGCTCCGAATCTCGTGCAAAAAGACTTTTTATTCAACGGCGCGGAACAAAGTTCTAAACAG GAGATAGAACACTGTTACTACCACGGCACCGTGAGGGATTATCCAGGAGCCAGCGCTGCTTTTCACACGTGTAACGGTGTCAGCGGTGTTATTCACTTAGGCAACGAGACATTCGTCATTCATCCATTTTACGGCGGCGATTTGTCG CAGAAACATCCTCACGTTATATTTGAAGCCCGAACAAAGGCTAACAAAGGCTGCGCTAACTCGGGAAATCTTGAGTGGCGTGCAAACCGCCGGCAGAAGCATGTTCTGGGGCTATCGGAGACCACTTCCGATCGATACAAGAGAGACGTCCGTGAAGCAACCAAATACATCGAAACTGCCATCATTATCGATAAGGCTATG TTCGAGAAGAGGAACGGTAGCACCAGAGCGGAGGTTGTTCACGATGCCATCCAAGTCGCTAATATCGCGGATATG TACTTCCGCACGTTAAACACTAGAGTCTCCGTCATATACATCGAAACCTGGCAGGGCATGAACCAGGCGGACATAGGCACGGGCATGGATATCGGTCTCGCTTTGCtcaacttaaacgattacatgatGCGAAGAATGTTCCATGTTCCTCACGATACCATTCAATTACTCAC GGGTGAAATGTTCTCGGGTGGAGAATCGGGAGTGGCCGTGCCTTCGACCGTCTGCACACAGAAATCCGTAGGGATCAGCGTCGATCTGAACACCTACGAGCCGCATCTTTTGGCCGGCACTATGGCTCACATGATCGGGCACAATATCGGGATGAGCCACGACGATGGAA GGAACGAGTGCGTCTGTCGCGAGTGGCACGGATGCATCATGGCTCAATCGATCGTCGGGTTGGAGAACGTGCAACCGTACACGTTCTCCGAGTGCAGTAAAACGGATTACATCGAGCTGTTGAGAAACGGCGAGGGCCTCTGTCTTTTGAACAAACCAAACGAG TTGGAAATGAGGAGGTCTTGCGGAAACAGGCTAATCGACGACGGCGAAGAATGCGATTGCGGCGGGATGGAGGAGTGTCAAGAGCGCGATCCTTGCTGCGATCCCATCACCTGTAAACTGAAATCGGAAGCGCAATGCGCAACCGGACCTTGCTGCAGCAAATGCAAG CTGCTCGCCCGTGGCGTGGTGTGCCGTGAATCGACCAACGAGTGCGACCTGCCGGAAGTCTGCTCCGGGGAGAGCGGTCAATGCCCGACGGACGTTTTCAAGAAGAACGGGAACCCTTGCTCGAACCACGACGGATACTGTTACAACGGCGTTTGTCCAGCGTTGGACCTTCAGTGCGAACAAATCTGGGGATACGGTGGAATCGCCGCGGATAAACAGTGTTTCGAACAGTTCAACACGAAGGGCTCGCTGACCGGACACTGCGGCACTGATACTTCCGGCCACTACGTTAAGTGCGAGCTAGA GAACGTTCGTTGCGGATCGCTTCAGTGTCAACAGGGTAGCAAACAGCCAGTGGTAGTCGGAATGGATTATTCGAGAACCATCATCTCGATAAAGGGAGAGGAATACGAGTGCaa GTCCACGGCTGGCAAAGTGGAAGGATCCGAGGTGCCTGGCATGGGATTAATACGCGATGGGACATCCTGTGGGGACAATTTG ATTTGCGTGAACCAGACCTGCATGAGCCTTTTCCCGTTGATAGACAAAGAGAAGTGTCCTAGCAATCATAAGAACAACGAGTGTTCGGGAAATGGC GTGTGCACAAACGTGAACAAGTGCTATTGCAATCCAGGATGGAGCGGGCCGGATTGCTCCATAGAGCAGGATATACCAACATTCCCGCCAACAACAGCCAGCACCGAATCAGCCGGTAAAAATAGTACAGATCCTAAATTGGTGAAGAAAGAGACCCCCTACG AGAACTACCACGGCTCTAACACTGTATTTTTAGTTGGTGTGCTCATGTCGGTGGTAGGGGGTGTTTTCATAGTATTTGCTCTGATGGCTCTCTGCTACAG GAAGAGTACCATCCAGAAGTACAACCAACCGTACGTGAAGAAACCGCACCAAAGGAGTTACAGCAGCGTACCCGGAAACCACCACCCGGGACACGCGGTTCTGGATAACGTCAACAACAAAATCCTCACTTTCACCAGTATGCCCAACTGCAG CCGCGGCGATACCCAGCGCGTGATGTTTCGACCCCCGAATAACATCGCCACCGCAGACGGGCCAAGAGTCAA GGAGCACAAATCGCAGCTGAAGACGCACGGCATTAGCGAGGAGGACGGAGGTACGGGTGCAGAGGAGGTTGTCTCTTTCATTGATCTGCAACCAGACAATATGACAAAGAAGGGAATTTTAAAGAAACACGGTTACG GTATAGGAGAGGGGACCGTGGCCAACGTGGAACGGACCCTGGATCAGCTGAACGGATACCACGAGAATATTATCGAGGCCCTGAGACACGCAGCGGCTCATCGAGAAGCATCGGATACACCATCGGCCAGCGGGAACCCGATGGACGACGAGGCTCTGACGGAACCGCTGACGGAACCGTTAACGGAACCATTGACGATACGAGGCTACCCAACGGACTCGTATCGCAAGGACATCGCCGGACAGAAGCATATCGACAGCCAAGCGGAGGAGGAAtacgacgaggagtacatgccGCCTTGCGGAATAATTCGCATACGAAACTTGGAGGACCTGATCAAGCAGCTGGAGCGTCACTCGGCACGGAACATAAGTCCGTGCGGCTCAGAGGATATCCGGATGTCGGAGAGCGAGGCCGATCGTCCCTACAGAATAGATTCCTCCGTCTGTAGCGAGTCCTCCCAAGG AAGCAGAAGATGTACCCGCGGCCGTGACGATACCTACGGTAGATATTGTCAACCATCGTCTCGAAGTCCTTACGGCACCCATCAGCCCGCTCAACTCTCCCATCAAATGCACAAGGAGGAGGGTATCTATGCAACTGCCGATCCTGACAGAGGCTCAAATACTAGGGGTGAAACTCCCGATAGTGGAAG TGATGCATTTATTCAAGCTCAACAACAACTAGCCCGATGGACTAGTGAGGACGGCGTGCAACACCGGCCACCGCagcagccgccgccgccgccgccgccaccgctgcCACCTGCAATGACTGGTGGCACGGTGCCGTTGCTGCAATCGCGTCATTCTCAACGAGAACATCGTCAACAACCGCAGCAACCGCATCATCGCTACCATCACGCGCAGCAAtcgcaacaacagcagcagcagcagcagcagcagccgcaGCCGCCGTCGTCGCAGCAGCAACATCCAcgtcaacaacaacaacaacaacaacagcagcagcagcagcagcaacagcagcagcaacagcaacaacaacaccaACTGCCGGTGGAACAACTGCCAATACAGCAGCGCGGCTATTATCCATCCCCACCCCACACTGATAACGGTCTCGACAATGACGAGACTGAAAATGCTCAATCCCACCAACAACAAAAGGTCCCTGACGTTCGTGGAATCGATGTTAATCACTTGCCTAATATTAACAAATGCCCACTAGACGATAACTTTAGTCTAGATTGTAACATAAATAATGGTTCCCCTAAAGAATTAAATACCAACAACACTAGTGATAACGAAAATACTGCCCTACTGCCCCCTTCGCATTTTCCTGAGTACAAGCATTGA